The Oncorhynchus nerka isolate Pitt River linkage group LG24, Oner_Uvic_2.0, whole genome shotgun sequence genome has a window encoding:
- the crnkl1 gene encoding crooked neck-like protein 1 gives MASTAAGKQRIPKVAKVKNKAPAEVQITAEQLLREAKERELELLPPPPKQKITDEEELNDYKLKKRKGFEDNIRKNRTVISNWIKYAQWEESLKEVQRARSIYERALDVDHRNIALWLKYAEMEMKNRQVNHARNIWDRAITILPRVNQFWYKYSYMEEMLGNIAGCRQVFERWTEWEPEEQAWHSYINFELRYKEVDKARSIYERFVIVHPDVKNWIKYARFEEKHGYIAHGRKVFERSVEFFGEEHVDENLFVAFARFEEKQKEFERVRVIYKYALDRIPKQQAQELFKFYTVFEKKFGDRRGIEDVIVSKRRFQYEEEVKASPHNYDAWFDYLRLVESDADPDTAREVYERAIANIPPIQEKRHWRRYIYLWINYALYEELEVKDPERTRQVYLACLDLIPHKKFTFAKMWLLYGQFEIRQKNLQAARQGLGTAIGKCPKNKLFKGYIELELQLREFDRCRKLYEKYLEFASENCTTWIKFSELETILGDTERARAIFELAIGQPRLDMPEVLWKSYIDFEIEQEEYDNTRGLYKRLLQRTQHVKVWISYAQYELSIDTSDRLQRCRGIFEEANKGLRSCEEKEERLMLLESWKEFEQEFGSDTTRERVKKLLPEKVKKRRKLTAEDGSDAGWEEYYDYIFPEDAANQPNLKLLAMAKMWKRQQQEEDDEEDDEEDEEENNGEVDRGKVEEVRGKEMEGEENGRGERGIDKEMTEDLASPSSEKPIVSEPVPEKVLKESTYDDRDDSDESSSGSSSSSSSSDNDGGEKQPRKSNKDSVKD, from the exons ATGGCATCTACTGCGGCAGGGAAACAGAGGATACCGAAAGTAGCGAAG GTGAAAAACAAAGCTCCTGCAGAGGTACAAATCACAGCTGAGCAGTTGCTCAGGGAGGCAAAGGAGAGGGAGCTCGAGCTTCTGCCACCGCCACCCAAGCAAAAGATCACTGATGAAGAGGAGTTGAACGATTACAAGTTGAAGAAGAGGAAG GGATTTGAAGACAACATCAGAAAGAACCGTACTGTTATCAGCAACTGGATAAAATACGCTCAATGGGAGGAGAGCCTGAAAGAAGTCCAGAG GGCTCGCTCTATTTACGAGCGTGCTCTGGATGTAGACCACCGAAATATAGCTCTGTGGCTGAAGTATGCCGAGATGGAGATGAAGAACCGGCAGGTGAACCACGCCCGCAACATCTGGGACAGAGCCATCACCATCTTGCCCCGTGTCAACCAGTTCTG GTACAAATACAGTTACATGGAAGAGATGCTGGGCAACATCGCTGGCTGCAGACAGGTGTTTGAGCGCTGGACAGAGTGGGAACCAGAGGAACAAGCCTGGCACTCCTACATCAACTTTGAGCTGCGCTACAAGGAAGTCGACAAGGCCCGCTCCATCTATGAGAGAT TTGTGATTGTCCACCCTGATGTGAAGAATTGGATTAAGTACGCCCGTTTTGAAGAGAAGCATGGCTACATCGCCCATGGAAGGAAGGTGTTTGAAAGATCAGTGGAGTTCTTTGGCGAGGagcatgttgatgagaacctctTTGTGGCCTTCGCCAGATTtgaagagaaacagaaagag TTTGAGAGAGTTCGAGTCATCTACAAATACGCCCTGGACAGAATTCCCAAGCAGCAGGCTCAGGAGCTTTTCAAGTTCTACACTGTGTTTGAGAAGAAGTTTGGAGACCGGAGGGGAATCGAGGACGTCATCGTCAGCAAGAGGAGATTTCAGTATGAAGAGGAAGTCAAG GCAAGCCCACACAATTATGACGCATGGTTTGATTACCTACGCCTGGTGGAGAGTGACGCGGATCCTGACACTGCCAGGGAGGTCTATGAGAGAGCCATCGCCAATATCCCTCCTATACAGGAGAAGAGGCACTGGAGAAGATACATTTACCTGTGGATAAACTACGCTCTATATGAAGAACTGGAGGTCAAG GACCCAGAGAGAACAAGGCAGGTGTACCTGGCATGTCTGGATCTCATCCCTCACAAAAAG TTCACGTTTGCCAAGATGTGGCTACTCTACGGACAGTTTGAAATCCGCCAGAAGAACCTCCAAGCTGCTAGACAAGGCTTG GGCACAGCCATTGGTAAATGTCCAAAGAACAAGCTGTTTAAGGGCTACATTGAACTGGAGCTGCAGCTCAGAGAGTTTGACCGATGTAGGAAGCTTTATGAGAAGTACCTGGAGTTTGCCTCCGAGAACTGCACCACCTGGATCAAGTTCTCTGAGCTGGAGACCATcctgggagacacagagagagcccGGGCCATCTTCGAGCTGGCCATCGGACAGCCACGACTGGACATGCCAGAG GTGTTGTGGAAGTCCTACATCGACTTTGAAATCGAGCAGGAAGAGTATGACAACACCAGAGGTCTCTACAAGAGACTGTTGCAGCGCACACAGCACGTCAAG GTCTGGATCAGCTATGCCCAGTATGAGCTGTCCATAGATACCTCTGACCGGCTGCAGAGGTGTAGGGGGATCTTTGAGGAGGCCAACAAGGGCCTGAGGAGCTGTGAGGAGAAGGAGGAGCGTCTGATGCTGCTGGAGTCTTGGAAGGAGTTTGAGCAGGAGTTTGGCTCAGACACAACCAGGGAAAGGGTGAAGAAACTGCTGCCGGAGAAGGTGAAGAAGAGGAGAAAGCTCACGGCAGAGGACGGG TCAGATGCAGGGTGGGAGGAGTACTACGACTACATCTTCCCTGAGGATGCAGCGAACCAGCCCAACCTCAAGCTGCTCGCCATGGCCAAGATGTGGAAGAGGCAGCAACAAGAAGAAGATGATGAAGAAGACGATGAAGAGGATGAGGAAGAAAACAATGGAGAAGTGGATAGGGGTAAAGTGGAGGAAGTTAGGGGCAAAGAAATGGAGGGAGAAGAAaatggaagaggggagagaggaatagacaaAGAAATGACAGAAGATTTAGCATCACCATCATCAGAAAAGCCTATAGTCAGTGAGCCTGTGCCTGAAAAAGTCCTCAAGGAGAGCACATACGATGACAGAGATGATTCTGATGAAAGCAGTAgtggaagcagcagcagcagcagtagtagtgacaATGATGGTGGTGAGAAACAGCCAAGGAAGAGCAATAAGGACTCAGTGAAAGATTAG
- the naa20 gene encoding N-alpha-acetyltransferase 20, which yields MTTLRAFTCDDLFKFNNINLDPLTETYGIPFYLQYLAHWPEYFIVAEAPGGELMGYIMGKAEGSVAREEWHGHVTALSVAPEFRRLGLAAKLMEMLEEISERKGGFFVDLFVRVSNQVAVNMYKQLGYSVYRTVIEYYSASNGEPDEDAYDMRKALSRDTERKSIIPIPHPVRPEDIE from the exons ATGACAACATTACGAGCTTTCACATGCGATGATTTGTTCAAATTCAACAACAT CAACCTGGATCCATTGACAGAGACT TACGGAATCCCATTTTACCTACAGTACCTGGCCCACTGGCCAGAGTACTTCATTGTTGCAGAGGCCCCTGGTGGTGAATTGATGGGTTACA TCATGGGGAAGGCAGAGGGATCAGTGGCGCGAGAAGAGTGGCATGGCCACGTCACAGCTCTCTCTGTGGCCCCAGAGTTCAGACGACTGGGACTGGCAGCCAAGCTTATGGAGATGCTGGAGGAGATCTCAGAAAG GAAGGGTGGGTTCTTTGTTGATCTGTTTGTGCGAGTCTCCAATCAAGTGGCGGTGAACATGTACAAACAGCTAGGCTACAGCGTTTACAGAACCGTGATAGAGTACTATTCTGCTAGCAATGGAGAACCGGATGAAGACGCCTATG ATATGAGGAAAGCCTTGTCAAGAGACACCGAGAGGAAGTCCATCATTCCTATACCACATCCTGTCAGACCAGAAGATATAGAATAA